From the genome of Triticum aestivum cultivar Chinese Spring chromosome 3B, IWGSC CS RefSeq v2.1, whole genome shotgun sequence, one region includes:
- the LOC123072261 gene encoding uncharacterized protein isoform X3 encodes MASHSGVRLRLVSQSLRCVQLGFTYLEYIDVVDAPRLERIFQWEITTHSLCAKKHSSRIKIGRAPNLRMLGYLLPGEQDLGITNTVIVAGSKENIVPSVQILAIELHFGVRGAVKKVSGFLRGFPNLDTLHVQSVRVSEKSTGKVNLKFWQEGGPIKCVVEGMKKVFFYEFRGSKSEVAFLKFIAERGRVLEQMVVVVAIECFSSGDNVNAKLKPLASAKWTSKTCKLQLFKTPLTAGGGPAYSHPLASDFGCADPFDLRYYDKAERISVS; translated from the exons ATGGCAAGCCATAGCGGAGTGCGCCTCCGCCTCGTCAGCCAGAGCCTGCGGTGCGTTCAGCTGGGCTTCACCTACTTGGAGTACATCGACGTGGTGGATGCACCTCGCCTGGAGAGGATCTTCCAGTGGGAGATCACTACCCACAGCCTCTGCGCCAAGAAGCACTCTTCCAGGATCAAGATTGGACGTGCACCTAACCTGCGTATGCTGGGATACCTTCTGCCAGGAGAGCAAGATTTGGGGATTACCAACACCGTCATCGTG GCTGGGAGCAAGGAGAACATTGTCCCTAGTGTCCAGATTTTGGCCATAGAGTTGCACTTTGGTGTCCGGGGTGCTGTCAAGAAAGTATCTGGTTTTCTCAGAGGCTTCCCTAACCTGGACACGCTCCATGTCCAA TCCGTCCGCGTATCTGAAAAGTCCACCGGCAAGGTCAATCTCAAGTTCTGGCAGGAGGGCGGCCCCATCAAATGTGTCGTGGAGGGCATGAAGAAGGTGTTCTTCTACGAGTTCCGAGGGTCAAAAAGCGAGGTTGCTTTCCTCAAGTTTATCGCGGAGAGAGGTCGTGTGCTGGAGCAGATGGTGGTTGTGGTGGCCATTGAGTGTTTCTCCTCAGGGGATAATGTGAATGCCAAGCTGAAGCCTCTGGCCAGTGCGAAATGGACGAGCAAAACTTGCAAACTACAGCTCTTCAAGACCCCGCTCACTGCTGGGGGAGGTCCTGCTTACAGCCACCCGCTAGCTTCTGATTTTGGATGTGCTGACCCTTTTGACCTCAGGTACTACGACAAAGCAGAAAGGATCTCTGTAAGTTAA
- the LOC123072261 gene encoding uncharacterized protein isoform X5, giving the protein MASHSGVRLRLVSQSLRCVQLGFTYLEYIDVVDAPRLERIFQWEITTHSLCAKKHSSRIKIGRAPNLRMLGYLLPGEQDLGITNTVIAGSKENIVPSVQILAIELHFGVRGAVKKVSGFLRGFPNLDTLHVQSVRVSEKSTGKVNLKFWQEGGPIKCVVEGMKKVFFYEFRGSKSEVAFLKFIAERGRVLEQMVVVVAIECFSSGDNVNAKLKPLASAKWTSKTCKLQLFKTPLTAGGGPAYSHPLASDFGCADPFDLRYYDKAERISVS; this is encoded by the exons ATGGCAAGCCATAGCGGAGTGCGCCTCCGCCTCGTCAGCCAGAGCCTGCGGTGCGTTCAGCTGGGCTTCACCTACTTGGAGTACATCGACGTGGTGGATGCACCTCGCCTGGAGAGGATCTTCCAGTGGGAGATCACTACCCACAGCCTCTGCGCCAAGAAGCACTCTTCCAGGATCAAGATTGGACGTGCACCTAACCTGCGTATGCTGGGATACCTTCTGCCAGGAGAGCAAGATTTGGGGATTACCAACACCGTCATC GCTGGGAGCAAGGAGAACATTGTCCCTAGTGTCCAGATTTTGGCCATAGAGTTGCACTTTGGTGTCCGGGGTGCTGTCAAGAAAGTATCTGGTTTTCTCAGAGGCTTCCCTAACCTGGACACGCTCCATGTCCAA TCCGTCCGCGTATCTGAAAAGTCCACCGGCAAGGTCAATCTCAAGTTCTGGCAGGAGGGCGGCCCCATCAAATGTGTCGTGGAGGGCATGAAGAAGGTGTTCTTCTACGAGTTCCGAGGGTCAAAAAGCGAGGTTGCTTTCCTCAAGTTTATCGCGGAGAGAGGTCGTGTGCTGGAGCAGATGGTGGTTGTGGTGGCCATTGAGTGTTTCTCCTCAGGGGATAATGTGAATGCCAAGCTGAAGCCTCTGGCCAGTGCGAAATGGACGAGCAAAACTTGCAAACTACAGCTCTTCAAGACCCCGCTCACTGCTGGGGGAGGTCCTGCTTACAGCCACCCGCTAGCTTCTGATTTTGGATGTGCTGACCCTTTTGACCTCAGGTACTACGACAAAGCAGAAAGGATCTCTGTAAGTTAA
- the LOC123072261 gene encoding uncharacterized protein isoform X1 produces MASHSGVRLRLVSQSLRCVQLGFTYLEYIDVVDAPRLERIFQWEITTHSLCAKKHSSRIKIGRAPNLRMLGYLLPGEQDLGITNTVIVAGSKENIVPSVQILAIELHFGVRGAVKKVSGFLRGFPNLDTLHVQVKLSVRVSEKSTGKVNLKFWQEGGPIKCVVEGMKKVFFYEFRGSKSEVAFLKFIAERGRVLEQMVVVVAIECFSSGDNVNAKLKPLASAKWTSKTCKLQLFKTPLTAGGGPAYSHPLASDFGCADPFDLRYYDKAERISVS; encoded by the exons ATGGCAAGCCATAGCGGAGTGCGCCTCCGCCTCGTCAGCCAGAGCCTGCGGTGCGTTCAGCTGGGCTTCACCTACTTGGAGTACATCGACGTGGTGGATGCACCTCGCCTGGAGAGGATCTTCCAGTGGGAGATCACTACCCACAGCCTCTGCGCCAAGAAGCACTCTTCCAGGATCAAGATTGGACGTGCACCTAACCTGCGTATGCTGGGATACCTTCTGCCAGGAGAGCAAGATTTGGGGATTACCAACACCGTCATCGTG GCTGGGAGCAAGGAGAACATTGTCCCTAGTGTCCAGATTTTGGCCATAGAGTTGCACTTTGGTGTCCGGGGTGCTGTCAAGAAAGTATCTGGTTTTCTCAGAGGCTTCCCTAACCTGGACACGCTCCATGTCCAAGTAAAATTG TCCGTCCGCGTATCTGAAAAGTCCACCGGCAAGGTCAATCTCAAGTTCTGGCAGGAGGGCGGCCCCATCAAATGTGTCGTGGAGGGCATGAAGAAGGTGTTCTTCTACGAGTTCCGAGGGTCAAAAAGCGAGGTTGCTTTCCTCAAGTTTATCGCGGAGAGAGGTCGTGTGCTGGAGCAGATGGTGGTTGTGGTGGCCATTGAGTGTTTCTCCTCAGGGGATAATGTGAATGCCAAGCTGAAGCCTCTGGCCAGTGCGAAATGGACGAGCAAAACTTGCAAACTACAGCTCTTCAAGACCCCGCTCACTGCTGGGGGAGGTCCTGCTTACAGCCACCCGCTAGCTTCTGATTTTGGATGTGCTGACCCTTTTGACCTCAGGTACTACGACAAAGCAGAAAGGATCTCTGTAAGTTAA
- the LOC123072261 gene encoding uncharacterized protein isoform X6, producing the protein MASHSGVRLRLVSQSLRCVQLGFTYLEYIDVVDAPRLERIFQWEITTHSLCAKKHSSRIKIGRAPNLRMLGYLLPGEQDLGITNTVIVAGSKENIVPSVQILAIELHFGVRGAVKKVSGFLRGFPNLDTLHVQVKLSVRVSEKSTGKVNLKFWQEGGPIKCVVEGMKKVFFYEFRGSKSEVAFLKFIAERGRVLEQMVVVVAIECFSSGDNVNAKLKPLASAKWTSKTCKLQLFKTPLTAGGGPAYSHPLASDFGCADPFDLSTGT; encoded by the exons ATGGCAAGCCATAGCGGAGTGCGCCTCCGCCTCGTCAGCCAGAGCCTGCGGTGCGTTCAGCTGGGCTTCACCTACTTGGAGTACATCGACGTGGTGGATGCACCTCGCCTGGAGAGGATCTTCCAGTGGGAGATCACTACCCACAGCCTCTGCGCCAAGAAGCACTCTTCCAGGATCAAGATTGGACGTGCACCTAACCTGCGTATGCTGGGATACCTTCTGCCAGGAGAGCAAGATTTGGGGATTACCAACACCGTCATCGTG GCTGGGAGCAAGGAGAACATTGTCCCTAGTGTCCAGATTTTGGCCATAGAGTTGCACTTTGGTGTCCGGGGTGCTGTCAAGAAAGTATCTGGTTTTCTCAGAGGCTTCCCTAACCTGGACACGCTCCATGTCCAAGTAAAATTG TCCGTCCGCGTATCTGAAAAGTCCACCGGCAAGGTCAATCTCAAGTTCTGGCAGGAGGGCGGCCCCATCAAATGTGTCGTGGAGGGCATGAAGAAGGTGTTCTTCTACGAGTTCCGAGGGTCAAAAAGCGAGGTTGCTTTCCTCAAGTTTATCGCGGAGAGAGGTCGTGTGCTGGAGCAGATGGTGGTTGTGGTGGCCATTGAGTGTTTCTCCTCAGGGGATAATGTGAATGCCAAGCTGAAGCCTCTGGCCAGTGCGAAATGGACGAGCAAAACTTGCAAACTACAGCTCTTCAAGACCCCGCTCACTGCTGGGGGAGGTCCTGCTTACAGCCACCCGCTAGCTTCTGATTTTGGATGTGCTGACCCTTTTGACCTCAG TACAGGTACCTAG
- the LOC123072261 gene encoding uncharacterized protein isoform X4: MASHSGVRLRLVSQSLRCVQLGFTYLEYIDVVDAPRLERIFQWEITTHSLCAKKHSSRIKIGRAPNLRMLGYLLPGEQDLGITNTVIVAGSKENIVPSVQILAIELHFGVRGAVKKVSGFLRGFPNLDTLHVQVKLSVRVSEKSTGKVNLKFWQEGGPIKCVVEGMKKVFFYEFRGSKSEVAFLKFIAERGRVLEQMVVVVAIECFSSGDNVNAKLKPLASAKWTSKTCKLQLFKTPLTAGGGPAYSHPLASDFGCADPFDLRYLARLCVA; the protein is encoded by the exons ATGGCAAGCCATAGCGGAGTGCGCCTCCGCCTCGTCAGCCAGAGCCTGCGGTGCGTTCAGCTGGGCTTCACCTACTTGGAGTACATCGACGTGGTGGATGCACCTCGCCTGGAGAGGATCTTCCAGTGGGAGATCACTACCCACAGCCTCTGCGCCAAGAAGCACTCTTCCAGGATCAAGATTGGACGTGCACCTAACCTGCGTATGCTGGGATACCTTCTGCCAGGAGAGCAAGATTTGGGGATTACCAACACCGTCATCGTG GCTGGGAGCAAGGAGAACATTGTCCCTAGTGTCCAGATTTTGGCCATAGAGTTGCACTTTGGTGTCCGGGGTGCTGTCAAGAAAGTATCTGGTTTTCTCAGAGGCTTCCCTAACCTGGACACGCTCCATGTCCAAGTAAAATTG TCCGTCCGCGTATCTGAAAAGTCCACCGGCAAGGTCAATCTCAAGTTCTGGCAGGAGGGCGGCCCCATCAAATGTGTCGTGGAGGGCATGAAGAAGGTGTTCTTCTACGAGTTCCGAGGGTCAAAAAGCGAGGTTGCTTTCCTCAAGTTTATCGCGGAGAGAGGTCGTGTGCTGGAGCAGATGGTGGTTGTGGTGGCCATTGAGTGTTTCTCCTCAGGGGATAATGTGAATGCCAAGCTGAAGCCTCTGGCCAGTGCGAAATGGACGAGCAAAACTTGCAAACTACAGCTCTTCAAGACCCCGCTCACTGCTGGGGGAGGTCCTGCTTACAGCCACCCGCTAGCTTCTGATTTTGGATGTGCTGACCCTTTTGACCTCAG GTACCTAGCTAGACTTTGTGTTGCATGA
- the LOC123072261 gene encoding uncharacterized protein isoform X2, with product MASHSGVRLRLVSQSLRCVQLGFTYLEYIDVVDAPRLERIFQWEITTHSLCAKKHSSRIKIGRAPNLRMLGYLLPGEQDLGITNTVIAGSKENIVPSVQILAIELHFGVRGAVKKVSGFLRGFPNLDTLHVQVKLSVRVSEKSTGKVNLKFWQEGGPIKCVVEGMKKVFFYEFRGSKSEVAFLKFIAERGRVLEQMVVVVAIECFSSGDNVNAKLKPLASAKWTSKTCKLQLFKTPLTAGGGPAYSHPLASDFGCADPFDLRYYDKAERISVS from the exons ATGGCAAGCCATAGCGGAGTGCGCCTCCGCCTCGTCAGCCAGAGCCTGCGGTGCGTTCAGCTGGGCTTCACCTACTTGGAGTACATCGACGTGGTGGATGCACCTCGCCTGGAGAGGATCTTCCAGTGGGAGATCACTACCCACAGCCTCTGCGCCAAGAAGCACTCTTCCAGGATCAAGATTGGACGTGCACCTAACCTGCGTATGCTGGGATACCTTCTGCCAGGAGAGCAAGATTTGGGGATTACCAACACCGTCATC GCTGGGAGCAAGGAGAACATTGTCCCTAGTGTCCAGATTTTGGCCATAGAGTTGCACTTTGGTGTCCGGGGTGCTGTCAAGAAAGTATCTGGTTTTCTCAGAGGCTTCCCTAACCTGGACACGCTCCATGTCCAAGTAAAATTG TCCGTCCGCGTATCTGAAAAGTCCACCGGCAAGGTCAATCTCAAGTTCTGGCAGGAGGGCGGCCCCATCAAATGTGTCGTGGAGGGCATGAAGAAGGTGTTCTTCTACGAGTTCCGAGGGTCAAAAAGCGAGGTTGCTTTCCTCAAGTTTATCGCGGAGAGAGGTCGTGTGCTGGAGCAGATGGTGGTTGTGGTGGCCATTGAGTGTTTCTCCTCAGGGGATAATGTGAATGCCAAGCTGAAGCCTCTGGCCAGTGCGAAATGGACGAGCAAAACTTGCAAACTACAGCTCTTCAAGACCCCGCTCACTGCTGGGGGAGGTCCTGCTTACAGCCACCCGCTAGCTTCTGATTTTGGATGTGCTGACCCTTTTGACCTCAGGTACTACGACAAAGCAGAAAGGATCTCTGTAAGTTAA
- the LOC123072264 gene encoding F-box/FBD/LRR-repeat protein At1g13570 has product METDPRVIIGPSGSVSRSDMRADLERRGQDPESLDLGTNMMLHILYGYLPKPPVSPTATISLAGASRVPDGVDRISRLPDVVLLDIISRLPAKDAARTAALASRWRPLWRSAPLTLVDSHLLPDGGASGPLIIGAPSPRAVTAAVASALAAHPGPFRCVHLTCSTMEEHRGELSRWLDILVAKGVKELVFVNRPWPMDLRLPATLFSCASLTRLYLGVWRLPDTTAVPRGARFPNLLELGLCMNVMEDRDLAFMLERSPVLEFLLIMWSQTGVRLRLVSQSLRCLQLALTCLQYIDVVDAPRLERLFQWETVPRAEPTPPGNKKRPSWIKIGHAPNLRVLGYLEPGGQELAGSKENIVPSVQILAMVVQFGVRSTVKKVPGFLRCFPNLETLHVHSPTLSGEPTGKVNLKFWQEDGPIKCVLQSLKKLFFYEFRGSRSEVSFLKFIAETGRVLEQMVVVVAVECFSPGDDGVNAKLKPLTGAKWNSKACQLELFKSPRTGGGGPAYSTKIASYFGFADPFDLQYYYKAERIIHVS; this is encoded by the exons ATGGAGACGGACCCGCGAGTGATCATCGGCCCCTCCGGGAGCGTCTCTAGGAGCGATATGCGCGCCGACCTTGAGCGCCGCGGCCAGGACCCTGAGTCGCTGGATCTCGGCACCAACATGATGCTCCACATCCTGTACGGCTACCTCCCGAAGCCGCCCGTCTCCCCCACCGCCACCATCTCGCTCGCCGGCGCTTCCAGGGTCCCCGACGGCGTCGACCGCATCAGCCGCCTCCCCGACGTGGTCCTCCTCGACATCATCTCCCGCCTCCCCGCCAAGGACGCCGCGCGCACCGCCGCCCTCGCCTCGCGCTGGCGCCCGCTCTGGCGCTCGGCTCCCCTTACTCTTGTCGACAGCCACCTGCTTCCGGACGGCGGCGCGTCCGGGCCTCTCATCATCGGCGCTCCCTCTCCCCGCGCCGTCACCGCCGCCGTGGCCAGCGCCCTCGCGGCGCATCCGGGGCCCTTCCGCTGCGTCCACCTTACCTGCAGCACGATGGAGGAGCACCGGGGCGAGCTATCGCGCTGGCTCGACATCCTCGTCGCCAAGGGGGTCAAAGAACTCGTCTTTGTCAACCGCCCTTGGCCGATGGACCTGCGCCTCCCCGCCACGCTCTTCAGCTGCGCGTCCCTCACCCGCCTCTATCTCGGCGTCTGGAGGCTCCCGGACACCACAGCCGTACCGCGCGGCGCCAGATTCCCCAACCTCCTGGAGCTCGGCCTCTGCATGAATGTCATGGAGGACCGTGATCTAGCCTTCATGCTGGAAAGAAGCCCCGTCCTGGAGTTTCTCCTTATCATGTGGAGCCAAACCGGAGTGCGCCTCCGCCTCGTCAGCCAAAGCCTGCGGTGTCTTCAACTGGCCCTTACCTGCTTGCAGTACATCGACGTGGTGGATGCACCTCGCCTCGAGAGGCTCTTCCAATGGGAAACTGTTCCCAGGGCCGAGCCCACTCCCCCCGGCAACAAGAAACGCCCTTCCTGGATCAAGATTGGCCATGCACCCAACCTGCGTGTGCTGGGATACCTTGAGCCAGGAGGGCAGGAATTG GCTGGGAGCAAGGAGAACATTGTCCCTAGTGTCCAGATTTTGGCCATGGTGGTGCAGTTCGGTGTCCGCAGCACTGTGAAGAAAGTGCCTGGCTTCCTCAGATGCTTCCCAAACCTGGAGACGCTCCATGTCCAT TCCCCCACCTTATCTGGAGAGCCCACTGGCAAGGTGAATCTCAAGTTCTGGCAGGAGGATGGTCCCATCAAATGCGTCCTTCAGAGCTTGAAGAAGCTGTTCTTCTATGAGTTCCGAGGGTCGAGAAGCGAGGTTTCTTTCCTCAAGTTCATCGCGGAGACAGGGCGGGTGCTGgagcagatggtggtggtggttgctGTGGAATGTTTCTCTCCGGGGGATGATGGTGTGAATGCCAAGCTGAAGCCTCTGACGGGTGCGAAATGGAACAGCAAAGCTTGCCAACTAGAGCTCTTCAAGAGCCCGCGCACTGGCGGGGGAGGTCCTGCTTACAGCACCAAGATAGCTTCTTATTTTGGGTTTGCCGACCCTTTTGATCTCCAGTACTACTACAAAGCAGAAAGGATCATCCATGTAAGTTAA